TCTCCATCCTCAGCTTATCCATCTCCCCGGCGGCTTTCTCCACTAGACTCCAATCTCCCCCCTAAGCCTCTCCTCGACCATAACCCTCTCCAATATCGCTTTTCTGACAACCTCGCTCCAGTTAACCCCCTTTATCCTCCTCATTCTCTTCTTAAGGTCCTCGGGAATCCTAACGGTTATGGTGGGCATCTAAATCCTGTACATACATCGTATTTACATGGTTTAAGCGTTTCCAGGCTTCCATCGTTTAAACATCTTCTGAATCGCTAAGGTTTAAAATGCTTGGCCTCGGTTTATTGGCTGAGGTATGGTCTTTAGGCTTGCGGTCTTCGACTTAGATGGGACTTTGACGGATGTGGATAGCATATGGGGTTTCCTACACCGTAGGTTGGGTACGTGGGATAGGGCTAGGGTTCACGCCGAGATGTTCTACAGGGGCGAGATCGACTACGCGGAGTGGGCCCGCCTAGATACGGCGCTTTGGAAAGGGATTTCGTTCAGCCGTATAGAGGGGCTTGTGTCCGAGGTAGGCTACGTCGACGGCGCGTATGAAGTGGTAGAGAGGCTTAAAGGGATGGGTTTAAAAGTCGGCGTGATAAGCGCCGGTTTGAAAGTCGTAGCCAAGAAGGCTATGAGGGACCTGGGCTTAGACTTCGCCGAGGCGAACGAACTCATCGTCAGAGACGGGCTCTTAACGGGGGAAATAGCCATAAAGGTCTCTCACGGGGAGAAGCATATGGTCCTAGACAAGATAAGGCGGAGGTTCTCCGTCGAGATGAGCGAGTGCGTAGCCGTGGGAGACGACATAACCAACATATCGCTGTTCAAGGCTGTGGGGCTGAGCATAGCCTTCAACCCCACCTGCCGGGAGGTCGCTGAAAAC
Above is a genomic segment from Candidatus Bathyarchaeota archaeon containing:
- a CDS encoding HAD-IB family phosphatase; the protein is MVFRLAVFDLDGTLTDVDSIWGFLHRRLGTWDRARVHAEMFYRGEIDYAEWARLDTALWKGISFSRIEGLVSEVGYVDGAYEVVERLKGMGLKVGVISAGLKVVAKKAMRDLGLDFAEANELIVRDGLLTGEIAIKVSHGEKHMVLDKIRRRFSVEMSECVAVGDDITNISLFKAVGLSIAFNPTCREVAENADYVVSDLREVVSIVEKVMARRRRKPL